One Acidimicrobiales bacterium genomic region harbors:
- a CDS encoding NUDIX domain-containing protein codes for MTQTEATEVELRRAATVMLVRDGVDGLEVFMVRRNPASVFVGGAFVFPGGAVDDHDHHDVDPYCAGLSDPVASVALGLERGGLAYWVAAVRECFEECGLLLAYDESGQIIRFDDPEVESRFVEHRRRVDAGELRLIDLCADEGLTLACDAIHYFSHWITPIGPPRRFDTRFFLARAPDAQVGLHDDRETVANLWVRPAEALRRARDGELEIIWPTARNLEAIARFDSADELLGAVRQQVEVPTIQSRIVDDEGGTRILLPGDPGYEGAAS; via the coding sequence ATGACCCAGACCGAGGCGACCGAGGTCGAGCTTCGTCGGGCCGCCACCGTGATGCTGGTGCGCGACGGCGTCGACGGGCTCGAGGTGTTCATGGTGCGCCGCAACCCGGCCAGCGTGTTCGTCGGGGGTGCGTTCGTCTTCCCCGGCGGCGCGGTCGACGACCACGATCACCACGACGTCGACCCGTACTGCGCCGGACTCAGCGATCCGGTCGCGTCCGTGGCGCTCGGTCTCGAGCGTGGCGGCCTGGCCTACTGGGTGGCGGCGGTGCGCGAGTGCTTCGAGGAGTGCGGGCTCCTGCTCGCCTACGACGAGTCCGGCCAGATCATCCGTTTCGACGACCCCGAGGTCGAATCCCGCTTCGTCGAGCACCGCCGGCGCGTCGACGCCGGCGAGCTCCGCCTCATCGATCTGTGCGCCGACGAAGGCCTCACCCTGGCCTGCGACGCCATCCACTACTTCTCGCACTGGATCACCCCGATCGGTCCGCCCCGACGGTTCGACACGCGCTTCTTCCTCGCCCGGGCCCCCGATGCCCAGGTCGGGTTGCACGACGATCGCGAGACGGTCGCCAACCTGTGGGTCCGGCCCGCCGAGGCGCTCCGGCGAGCACGCGACGGCGAGCTCGAGATCATCTGGCCCACCGCCAGGAACCTCGAGGCCATCGCCCGGTTCGACTCTGCCGACGAGTTGCTCGGTGCAGTGCGCCAGCAGGTCGAGGTCCCCACCATTCAGTCCCGCATCGTGGACGACGAGGGTGGAACCCGAATTCTCTTGCCCGGTGATCCCGGCTACGAAGGAGCTGCATCGTGA
- a CDS encoding FxsA family protein: protein MPLIALLFLAVPIIELLVIVSAAQAIGTPQTLVLLLVVSIIGAWLVKVEGLGVWRRFSTTLARGEMPHREIVDGVLILAAGAFMLTPGFVTDAVGLLFLAPPSRAVIRAMVLKRVTPGVGVNAPYGFAGGAAGPTAGSAGGVWDTTGWESDPDRPGPDDPPGPRGLDR, encoded by the coding sequence ATGCCCCTCATCGCGCTGTTGTTCCTGGCGGTCCCGATCATCGAGTTGCTCGTGATCGTCTCCGCCGCGCAGGCCATCGGCACGCCCCAGACCCTGGTGCTGCTCCTCGTGGTCAGCATCATCGGCGCGTGGCTCGTGAAGGTCGAGGGGCTCGGGGTGTGGCGGCGGTTCTCCACCACCCTCGCTCGCGGCGAGATGCCCCACCGCGAGATCGTCGACGGGGTGCTGATCCTCGCCGCCGGGGCCTTCATGCTCACCCCGGGGTTCGTCACCGACGCTGTCGGGCTGCTGTTCCTCGCGCCGCCCTCACGGGCGGTCATCCGGGCCATGGTCCTCAAGCGGGTCACGCCCGGTGTGGGGGTCAACGCTCCCTACGGGTTCGCCGGTGGGGCTGCGGGTCCCACCGCCGGTTCCGCGGGAGGGGTGTGGGACACCACCGGCTGGGAGTCCGACCCCGACCGCCCGGGACCTGACGATCCCCCCGGTCCACGGGGCCTCGACCGATGA
- a CDS encoding WhiB family transcriptional regulator, whose translation MSAQRTEDAWQVKAACRGPQAAVFFPPPQFERKDEKLEREARAKAICADCSVRRPCLDYAISIREPHGIWGGLNENERRQLVASELS comes from the coding sequence GTGAGTGCACAGAGGACCGAAGATGCCTGGCAGGTCAAAGCAGCCTGCCGTGGGCCTCAGGCAGCGGTGTTCTTTCCGCCGCCACAGTTCGAACGCAAAGACGAGAAGCTCGAGCGCGAAGCCAGAGCCAAGGCGATCTGTGCCGACTGCTCGGTACGGCGCCCATGCCTCGACTACGCCATCTCGATCCGTGAACCACATGGCATCTGGGGTGGTCTGAACGAGAACGAGCGGCGCCAGCTGGTGGCCTCCGAGCTGAGCTGA
- a CDS encoding NfeD family protein: MRRLTSVGVLFVALAVMLGAAPLHAQTATEDDLATEDDRAAEDDDPGFITVIEVNGLIDDILVDFVSSSIDEAEESGARYLVIHLDSPGAVVSEGVLVDLARQIHEAEIPVASWIGPSGAQALGGAAQLAAVTDPIGVSIGTRIGRTGEPILPEDEFGALFGDATPLLVDDTVGHERALELDIAPEQALTLGQFALTLPGFESIEVVQDGEPSLEPRTVVRFSQLDLPAQIFHTVASPEVTYLLLVIGLALLVFELYTAGVGIAGMVGAGSLVLASYGLWVLPVRPIALVFVLVAFVGFAVDVQTGVPRFWTAAGGLLFAVGSLTFYDAASISWITLVVAFVGVVLTFLAGMPAMVRTRFSTPTIGREWMIGEGGLARGTVDPDGVVVVREAPWRAHTNRATPIADGDPVRVVAIEGMVLQVEPEDHPARDYRDR; encoded by the coding sequence TTGCGCAGACTAACCAGCGTCGGCGTGCTCTTCGTTGCACTGGCCGTGATGCTCGGCGCGGCGCCACTCCACGCCCAGACCGCCACCGAAGACGACCTCGCCACCGAAGACGACCGTGCCGCCGAGGACGACGATCCGGGCTTCATCACCGTCATCGAGGTGAACGGTCTGATCGACGACATCCTGGTGGACTTCGTCTCCTCCTCCATCGACGAGGCCGAGGAGTCCGGGGCCCGCTACCTGGTCATCCACCTCGACTCTCCGGGGGCGGTGGTGTCGGAGGGCGTGCTGGTCGACCTGGCTCGCCAGATCCACGAAGCCGAGATCCCGGTCGCGTCCTGGATCGGCCCGTCCGGGGCCCAGGCCTTGGGAGGGGCCGCCCAGCTGGCGGCGGTCACCGATCCGATCGGCGTGTCCATCGGTACCCGCATCGGTCGCACCGGCGAACCGATCCTTCCCGAGGACGAGTTCGGCGCCCTGTTCGGTGACGCCACACCGCTGCTGGTCGACGACACCGTCGGCCACGAGCGGGCCCTCGAGCTCGACATCGCCCCCGAGCAGGCCCTGACCCTGGGGCAGTTCGCGCTCACCCTCCCGGGCTTCGAGTCGATCGAGGTGGTCCAGGACGGCGAGCCGAGCCTCGAACCCCGCACGGTCGTGCGGTTCAGCCAGCTCGATCTCCCCGCCCAGATCTTCCACACGGTGGCCAGCCCCGAGGTCACCTACCTGTTGTTGGTCATCGGCCTGGCGCTGCTCGTCTTCGAGCTCTACACCGCGGGCGTCGGCATCGCCGGCATGGTCGGGGCCGGGTCCCTGGTGCTCGCCTCCTACGGTCTCTGGGTCCTGCCGGTCCGGCCGATCGCCCTGGTGTTCGTGCTCGTCGCCTTCGTCGGGTTCGCGGTGGACGTGCAGACCGGGGTCCCCCGGTTCTGGACCGCAGCCGGTGGTCTGCTCTTCGCCGTCGGCTCGCTCACCTTCTACGACGCGGCGTCGATCTCGTGGATCACACTGGTGGTGGCCTTCGTCGGCGTGGTGCTGACCTTCCTCGCCGGGATGCCGGCGATGGTCCGCACCCGGTTCTCCACCCCGACCATCGGGCGCGAGTGGATGATCGGGGAGGGCGGGCTGGCCCGAGGTACCGTCGACCCCGACGGGGTGGTGGTGGTGCGTGAGGCTCCGTGGCGGGCCCACACCAACCGAGCGACACCCATCGCCGACGGCGACCCGGTTCGGGTGGTGGCCATCGAGGGCATGGTGCTCCAGGTCGAGCCCGAGGACCATCCGGCTCGCGACTACCGCGACCGTTGA
- a CDS encoding ArsA-related P-loop ATPase: MDPARFFAASRLAIVAGKGGVGKTTVSAVLARAAARSGRSALVVEVEGKSGLATVFERPELGYQESVLWERGDPPGAAAVAARALTADDALMEYLTDHGLDRVSRRLVRSGALEIVSTAAPGIEDILLLGKVKQIERASSDRLVVLDTPAAGHAVSFLRSPRALLDTVSVGPINTQAREALDLLTDAARTRVLLVTIPEETPINELIETAYKLEDELGIALGPVIVNGVDPAPPATTGSITAAEAAAQAGVDLSDDELEALDSTTEFRRARAELQAEQLGRLERELPLPQLHLPASPGHELGRGELDRLSTALLAGIEALDERLTEVGVTPP, translated from the coding sequence GTGGATCCTGCCCGTTTCTTCGCAGCATCCCGGCTCGCCATCGTTGCCGGGAAGGGCGGCGTGGGCAAAACGACGGTGAGCGCCGTCCTGGCCAGGGCCGCGGCCCGCAGCGGGCGTTCCGCGCTCGTCGTCGAGGTCGAGGGGAAGAGCGGCCTGGCCACCGTGTTCGAGCGCCCCGAGCTCGGGTACCAGGAATCGGTCCTCTGGGAACGGGGCGATCCACCCGGCGCGGCGGCGGTGGCCGCCCGGGCGCTCACCGCCGACGACGCGCTGATGGAGTACCTCACCGATCACGGGCTCGACCGGGTGTCGCGGCGCCTGGTCCGCAGCGGCGCCCTCGAGATCGTCTCCACCGCAGCTCCGGGGATCGAGGACATCCTCCTGTTGGGCAAGGTCAAACAGATCGAACGGGCCTCGAGCGACCGCCTCGTCGTGCTCGACACCCCAGCAGCGGGCCACGCGGTGAGCTTTCTGCGCTCCCCCCGAGCGCTGCTCGACACCGTGTCGGTCGGTCCGATCAACACCCAGGCTCGCGAGGCCCTCGACCTGCTCACCGACGCCGCCCGCACCAGGGTGCTGCTGGTGACGATCCCCGAGGAGACGCCGATCAACGAGCTGATCGAGACCGCCTACAAGCTCGAGGACGAGCTGGGCATCGCCCTCGGCCCGGTGATCGTCAACGGGGTCGACCCGGCCCCGCCGGCGACGACGGGCTCGATCACCGCTGCCGAGGCCGCCGCCCAAGCGGGCGTCGATCTGAGCGACGACGAGCTCGAGGCACTCGACAGCACCACCGAGTTCCGGCGGGCCAGGGCCGAGCTGCAGGCCGAGCAGCTCGGTCGACTCGAGCGGGAGCTTCCCCTCCCCCAGCTGCACCTGCCGGCGAGCCCCGGCCACGAGCTCGGCCGCGGCGAGCTCGACCGCCTGTCCACGGCCCTGCTGGCGGGCATCGAGGCGCTCGACGAGCGGCTCACCGAGGTGGGGGTCACCCCGCCGTGA
- a CDS encoding ArsA-related P-loop ATPase encodes MSTLTTTVADHDVIICAGSGGVGKTTTAAALALAGARDGRRVVVVTIDPARRLADAFGLGATGLDNAPRHIPGPWEGELWAAMLDTSATFDGLVTRYATDEQAARILANPFYRNMADALSGTQEYMAAEKLHELAADERFDLVVIDTPPTRNALDFIDAPTTLTRFLDHRLYRMLMAPTRRMTRAVGLATSAFVRTMSRVVGTAVVEDAIEFFQAFEGLEEGFRDRAHEVADRFRSPDTAFVLITSPRPDALEEARWFAARLRDDDIAIKGIVVNRVEPRPVTDGTDRFRSIADQHPGTALAALCDTLVDQCDAADAERQRLGQLLGTLGELDVVLVPMLGGDVRDLDGLTQIADALVPVKPA; translated from the coding sequence GTGAGCACGCTCACCACCACCGTCGCCGACCACGACGTGATCATCTGCGCCGGGTCCGGCGGCGTGGGCAAGACCACCACCGCTGCCGCGCTGGCCCTCGCCGGGGCCCGCGACGGGAGGCGTGTGGTCGTGGTGACCATCGATCCGGCCAGGCGCCTCGCGGACGCGTTCGGGCTGGGCGCCACGGGTCTGGACAACGCGCCACGCCACATTCCCGGTCCGTGGGAGGGGGAGCTGTGGGCGGCCATGCTCGACACCAGCGCCACCTTCGACGGCCTGGTCACCCGCTATGCCACCGACGAGCAGGCGGCGAGGATCCTCGCCAACCCGTTCTATCGCAACATGGCCGACGCGCTGTCGGGCACCCAGGAGTACATGGCCGCCGAGAAGCTCCACGAGCTGGCCGCCGACGAGCGCTTCGATCTCGTCGTCATCGACACGCCTCCGACCCGCAACGCCCTCGACTTCATCGACGCTCCGACCACCCTCACCCGATTCCTCGACCATCGCCTCTACCGGATGCTCATGGCACCCACCCGGCGCATGACCCGTGCGGTGGGATTGGCCACCTCGGCGTTCGTGCGGACCATGTCCAGGGTGGTCGGCACCGCCGTGGTCGAGGACGCAATCGAGTTCTTCCAGGCCTTCGAGGGGCTCGAAGAGGGGTTCCGCGACCGGGCGCACGAGGTGGCCGACCGCTTCCGGTCACCGGACACGGCGTTCGTGCTGATCACCTCCCCCCGGCCCGACGCGCTGGAGGAGGCTCGCTGGTTCGCGGCGCGCCTCCGCGACGACGACATCGCCATCAAGGGGATCGTGGTGAACCGGGTTGAACCCCGCCCCGTCACCGACGGCACAGACCGGTTCCGCTCGATCGCCGACCAGCACCCGGGGACCGCGCTGGCTGCGCTGTGCGACACGCTGGTCGACCAGTGCGATGCGGCCGATGCCGAACGACAGCGCCTTGGGCAGCTGCTGGGGACCCTCGGCGAGCTCGACGTGGTGCTGGTGCCGATGCTGGGCGGAGACGTGCGCGACCTGGACGGCCTCACCCAGATCGCCGACGCCCTGGTGCCGGTCAAGCCTGCCTAG
- a CDS encoding STAS domain-containing protein gives MLDIQIEETAEYTVCRPVGELDAYTVGQFRESLGDQASASRLIIDLSEVPFMDSAGLGALIGGIRRAREAGGQVAVACSRPTLTRLLHTTGFDRIVPVTESIADAATALDEDDAAAG, from the coding sequence GTGCTCGACATCCAGATCGAGGAGACAGCGGAGTACACGGTCTGTCGGCCGGTCGGAGAGCTCGACGCGTACACCGTCGGCCAGTTCCGCGAGTCGCTCGGCGACCAGGCTTCCGCGTCGCGGCTGATCATCGACCTGTCCGAGGTCCCGTTCATGGACTCGGCCGGTCTCGGCGCCCTGATCGGCGGCATCCGCAGGGCCCGCGAGGCCGGTGGACAGGTTGCGGTGGCCTGCAGCCGCCCCACCCTCACCCGCCTTCTGCACACCACCGGCTTCGACCGCATCGTCCCGGTCACCGAGTCGATCGCCGACGCCGCCACCGCCCTCGACGAGGACGACGCCGCGGCCGGCTAG
- a CDS encoding response regulator, translated as MSHVLLATDADWIRDDVVAALSEPGTEVSRVRTGAEVVPAVEALRPELVILDLQIGNMGGIATCHALRLEESAGRLDPVKVLLLLDRADDRFLAHSAKADGWLVKPIDAFGLGRAVRKVLAGEAVGDVPAALA; from the coding sequence GTGTCACACGTACTGCTCGCCACCGATGCCGACTGGATCCGCGACGATGTGGTCGCCGCGCTCTCCGAGCCCGGCACCGAGGTGTCACGGGTGCGAACGGGCGCCGAGGTGGTGCCCGCCGTCGAAGCGCTGCGCCCCGAGTTGGTGATCCTCGACCTGCAGATCGGCAACATGGGTGGCATCGCCACCTGCCACGCGCTGCGCCTCGAGGAGAGCGCCGGTCGCCTCGATCCGGTCAAGGTCCTGTTGTTGCTCGACCGGGCCGACGACCGCTTCCTCGCCCACTCGGCCAAGGCCGACGGTTGGCTCGTCAAACCCATCGACGCCTTCGGCCTGGGGCGGGCGGTCCGCAAGGTCCTCGCCGGGGAGGCGGTCGGGGACGTGCCCGCCGCCTTGGCCTGA
- a CDS encoding DUF222 domain-containing protein, which yields MGRASAEQPSEDRGAEGVDAAAPSGDPGLVLSANAAAYAEQTSDERLVAIEQLAGLLSATHAELLDVVAAAVACGDPDLDGAMVPPAWLVGRLGLARKNADEWFRVAAALQVLPALRTAYAGGELSWDQVRPATRFVTPDDDAEQAAHLPGHSAAQIALMARQARPVEDHDANAAHANRSFRWRRDHRKGGYCYSGFMPFDQGEAVNQALDSIAEHWGADPESGRWAPIATRRADALHDLATRKLGSASAPDRATVVIHAAADVIDGDTPGNGFIGDLAVSDSGVIRHLCDARVEVALHGESGATVGVARASQQVPWWQRRQVHGRDISCRGFGCERKIRQIHHIRHWSKGGETNLDNLVGLCWEHHRLVHEGGWSIRGDPNGEITFVSPDGRRRLPSRPQPVDPSLRCRPPP from the coding sequence ATGGGACGGGCATCCGCTGAACAACCGAGCGAGGATCGTGGCGCCGAGGGTGTCGATGCTGCTGCGCCGTCGGGTGACCCCGGCCTGGTGCTCTCGGCGAACGCTGCTGCCTATGCCGAGCAGACATCTGACGAACGTCTCGTGGCGATCGAACAGCTCGCCGGGTTGCTGTCGGCGACCCATGCCGAACTGCTCGACGTGGTCGCCGCGGCGGTCGCCTGCGGCGATCCCGACCTCGACGGGGCGATGGTGCCGCCGGCGTGGTTGGTCGGGCGTCTGGGACTGGCACGAAAGAACGCCGATGAGTGGTTCCGGGTGGCGGCCGCGCTGCAGGTGCTGCCCGCACTGCGGACCGCCTATGCCGGCGGTGAGCTCTCCTGGGACCAGGTTCGGCCGGCGACGCGGTTCGTCACTCCTGACGACGATGCCGAACAGGCCGCTCACCTTCCGGGGCACTCGGCCGCCCAGATCGCCCTGATGGCCCGCCAGGCCCGCCCGGTCGAGGACCACGACGCCAACGCCGCTCACGCCAACCGGTCCTTTCGGTGGCGGCGAGATCACCGCAAGGGCGGATACTGCTACAGCGGGTTCATGCCCTTCGACCAAGGCGAGGCGGTCAACCAGGCACTCGACTCGATCGCCGAGCACTGGGGCGCAGATCCAGAGTCCGGCCGGTGGGCGCCCATCGCCACCCGCCGAGCCGACGCCCTCCACGACCTCGCCACCCGCAAGCTCGGCTCCGCGTCGGCCCCCGACCGGGCCACGGTGGTCATCCACGCCGCGGCCGACGTCATCGACGGCGACACTCCGGGCAACGGCTTCATCGGGGACCTGGCGGTGAGCGACTCCGGGGTCATCCGCCACCTCTGCGATGCTCGGGTCGAGGTCGCACTCCACGGCGAGAGCGGCGCCACCGTCGGCGTCGCTCGAGCCAGCCAGCAGGTCCCATGGTGGCAGCGCCGCCAGGTGCACGGGCGCGACATCAGCTGCCGCGGGTTCGGCTGCGAACGCAAGATCCGCCAGATCCACCACATCCGACACTGGTCGAAGGGCGGCGAGACCAACCTCGACAACCTCGTCGGGTTGTGCTGGGAGCACCACCGTCTCGTTCACGAAGGTGGTTGGTCCATCCGCGGCGACCCCAACGGCGAGATCACCTTCGTCAGCCCCGACGGCCGACGACGACTGCCGAGCCGACCTCAACCGGTCGACCCGAGCCTGAGGTGCCGCCCGCCGCCTTGA
- a CDS encoding MazG nucleotide pyrophosphohydrolase domain-containing protein: MEIADFQALMDRTYGEADRERGIPPTVAWLCEEMGELAQAVRKGTPDQQLHELGDVLAWLASLANQLDLSLEDAAQRYVEDPP; the protein is encoded by the coding sequence ATGGAGATCGCTGACTTTCAGGCTCTGATGGACCGGACCTACGGCGAGGCCGACCGCGAGCGGGGCATCCCGCCGACGGTCGCCTGGCTGTGCGAGGAGATGGGCGAGCTCGCCCAGGCGGTGCGCAAGGGCACCCCCGACCAGCAGCTCCACGAGCTCGGCGACGTGCTCGCCTGGCTGGCGTCGTTGGCCAACCAGCTCGACCTGTCGCTCGAGGACGCGGCACAGCGCTACGTCGAGGACCCGCCATGA
- a CDS encoding cation:proton antiporter regulatory subunit, producing MSEIEETSLPGVGFRHDFLCRNGRRVGVVSHHTGRRDVLIYDEHDPDAVKAAIELSSEESRTLAEMLGGTTVTEHLGQIHQQVEGLAIDWLPLPNSFEPQTIGAGEYRQRTGVSIVAVIRGGDTIPAPGPDEVLSPGDVVVVVGTSESIERLTEMLGG from the coding sequence ATGAGCGAGATCGAAGAGACCTCTCTGCCCGGCGTCGGCTTCCGGCACGACTTTCTGTGCCGGAACGGACGGCGAGTTGGGGTGGTGTCACACCACACCGGCCGGCGCGACGTCCTCATCTACGACGAACACGACCCCGATGCGGTGAAGGCCGCGATCGAGCTCAGCAGCGAGGAGAGCCGCACCCTGGCCGAGATGCTGGGCGGAACGACCGTCACCGAACACCTCGGCCAGATCCACCAGCAGGTCGAGGGCCTGGCCATCGACTGGCTGCCGCTGCCCAACTCGTTCGAACCGCAGACCATCGGCGCCGGCGAGTACCGCCAGCGGACCGGGGTCTCGATCGTGGCGGTCATCCGAGGCGGGGACACGATCCCCGCGCCCGGTCCCGACGAGGTGCTCTCGCCCGGTGACGTGGTGGTGGTCGTCGGCACCTCCGAGAGCATCGAACGCCTGACCGAGATGCTGGGAGGTTGA
- a CDS encoding cation:proton antiporter, with protein sequence MVFAAAGGEAARLFLELGAVILALSLIARAAGRVGLSPIPFYLVVGLVLGSGGPLELSISGEFIESGSQIGVVLLLFLLGLEYSGDELVGSLRRSGQTGALDIALNATPGAVAGFALGWGAMGALFLGGITYISSSGIIAKVLSDLGRTGNRETPTILAVLVMEDLAMAVYLPITAGVIVGGTALATTGSVLVAVAAVGVVLFLAVRYGEHISEVVFSRSDEVLLFTILGITLLVAGVAETLNVSAAVGAFLVGIAISGSAADAAHGLLTPLRDLFAGAFFVFFALQVDASELPAVLVPALVLAVVTAFTKVATGWWGARREGIGVAGRFRAGFALIARGEFSIVIANLAVGGGVDERLGPFTAAYVLILAALGPIVTRVGDSVVMAILARRHAPPPTPPPTPPPGPEPEPRPERSR encoded by the coding sequence GTGGTCTTCGCCGCCGCGGGCGGCGAGGCAGCCAGGCTGTTCCTGGAGCTCGGAGCGGTGATCTTGGCGCTGTCGCTCATCGCCCGCGCCGCCGGCCGCGTCGGGCTCTCGCCCATCCCCTTCTACCTGGTGGTCGGGCTCGTGCTCGGGTCGGGCGGCCCACTGGAGCTGTCGATCAGCGGCGAGTTCATCGAATCGGGGAGCCAGATCGGTGTCGTGCTGTTGCTGTTCCTGCTCGGCCTGGAGTACTCGGGCGACGAGCTGGTCGGGTCGCTTCGACGCTCCGGGCAGACCGGAGCGCTCGACATCGCGCTGAACGCCACCCCCGGAGCGGTCGCCGGGTTCGCCCTCGGGTGGGGAGCGATGGGCGCGCTGTTCCTCGGAGGCATCACCTACATCTCCTCGTCGGGCATCATCGCCAAGGTCCTGAGCGACCTCGGCCGCACCGGCAACCGCGAGACCCCGACCATCCTGGCCGTGCTGGTCATGGAGGACCTGGCGATGGCGGTCTATCTCCCCATCACCGCCGGGGTCATCGTCGGCGGGACGGCGCTGGCCACCACCGGCTCGGTGCTGGTGGCGGTGGCCGCGGTCGGCGTGGTGCTGTTCCTCGCCGTCCGCTACGGGGAGCACATCAGCGAGGTGGTGTTCAGCCGGTCCGACGAGGTCCTGCTGTTCACCATCTTGGGCATCACCCTGCTCGTCGCGGGCGTGGCCGAGACGCTGAACGTCTCCGCCGCGGTCGGAGCGTTCCTGGTCGGCATCGCGATCTCGGGGAGCGCCGCCGACGCGGCGCACGGTCTGCTCACCCCGTTGCGCGACCTCTTCGCCGGTGCCTTCTTCGTCTTCTTCGCCCTCCAGGTCGACGCGAGCGAGCTGCCCGCGGTGCTGGTGCCGGCGTTGGTGCTCGCCGTCGTCACGGCCTTCACCAAGGTGGCGACCGGATGGTGGGGCGCGCGGCGCGAGGGCATCGGCGTCGCCGGCCGGTTCCGCGCCGGGTTCGCCCTCATCGCTCGCGGTGAGTTCTCGATCGTCATCGCCAACCTGGCTGTGGGTGGGGGTGTCGACGAGCGGCTCGGACCCTTCACCGCGGCCTACGTGCTGATCCTCGCCGCGCTCGGACCGATCGTGACCCGAGTCGGCGACAGCGTGGTGATGGCGATCCTGGCTCGGCGGCACGCTCCACCGCCCACTCCGCCACCCACTCCGCCGCCCGGGCCCGAGCCTGAACCCCGACCCGAGCGCTCGCGCTAG
- a CDS encoding aspartate-semialdehyde dehydrogenase yields MNIGIVGATGQVGGVMLQILAERDFPVDELRLFASARSAGRTIEFKGTAITVEDAATADYSGLDIALFSAGGATSKELAPKVAAQGVTVVDNSSAWRMDPDVPLVVSEVNPGALDSIPKGIVANPNCTTMAGMPVMKALHDAYGLRSMVVSTYQAVSGGGLEGVAELDEQVKKVGERSAELTFDGSAVEFPAPHKFVAPIAFNVLPMAGSIVDDGLEETDEEQKLRNESRKILDLPDLPVTGTCVRVPVYTGHSLSISAAFDRPVTPAQARETLAAAPGVVLADVPTPLMAAGQDPTFVGRIRRDETIENGLALFLSNDNLRKGAALNTVQIAELLAARS; encoded by the coding sequence ATGAACATCGGAATCGTAGGTGCCACCGGACAGGTCGGCGGGGTCATGTTGCAGATCCTCGCCGAGCGCGACTTCCCCGTCGACGAGCTGCGGCTGTTCGCCTCGGCCCGCTCCGCCGGGCGCACCATCGAGTTCAAGGGCACGGCGATCACCGTCGAGGACGCGGCGACCGCCGACTACTCGGGTCTCGACATCGCCCTGTTCTCCGCCGGCGGCGCCACCTCCAAGGAGCTGGCGCCGAAGGTCGCCGCCCAGGGCGTCACCGTGGTCGACAACTCGTCGGCGTGGCGCATGGACCCCGACGTGCCGCTCGTGGTCTCGGAGGTCAACCCGGGCGCGCTCGACTCGATTCCCAAGGGCATCGTGGCCAACCCGAACTGCACGACCATGGCCGGCATGCCGGTGATGAAGGCGCTCCACGACGCCTACGGCCTCCGGTCGATGGTGGTCAGCACCTACCAGGCGGTGTCGGGCGGTGGTCTCGAAGGCGTCGCCGAGCTCGACGAGCAGGTCAAGAAGGTCGGCGAGCGCAGCGCCGAGCTGACCTTCGACGGTTCGGCGGTCGAGTTCCCGGCGCCCCACAAGTTCGTCGCACCCATCGCGTTCAACGTGTTGCCGATGGCGGGCTCGATCGTCGACGACGGTCTCGAGGAGACCGACGAGGAGCAGAAGCTCCGCAACGAGAGCCGCAAGATCCTCGATCTGCCCGATCTGCCGGTCACCGGCACCTGCGTGCGGGTTCCGGTCTACACGGGACACTCGCTGTCGATCAGCGCCGCCTTCGACCGCCCGGTCACCCCGGCCCAGGCCCGCGAGACCCTCGCCGCTGCGCCGGGGGTGGTCCTCGCCGACGTGCCGACACCGCTGATGGCCGCCGGCCAGGACCCCACCTTCGTGGGCCGCATCCGGCGTGACGAGACGATCGAGAACGGCTTGGCGCTGTTCCTCTCGAACGACAACCTCCGCAAGGGCGCCGCGCTCAACACGGTCCAGATCGCCGAGCTGCTCGCCGCCCGGAGCTAG